One window from the genome of Ictidomys tridecemlineatus isolate mIctTri1 chromosome 12, mIctTri1.hap1, whole genome shotgun sequence encodes:
- the LOC101972358 gene encoding LOW QUALITY PROTEIN: uncharacterized protein C2orf78-like (The sequence of the model RefSeq protein was modified relative to this genomic sequence to represent the inferred CDS: inserted 2 bases in 2 codons) — MHSLVSATHTSSEVVSSSSVSAIDVTSSLTMSENFQNSSLHGNADSLQLSLPVVTYAASLAGSVCNFSRDSVPAATSAWLLPSTYGTSFQPLMGSAYLYQHASTXMVSGVTGQNQTPMAPAPYPSISEWYIPGSAEKSSSSLGDFNLTVTDQNTADYSLSMTSQYEKTSEANVMVPGYPTLSGRLVQVTLTQIPNQRQSLSLPHQEGIQVYYYDQNTLGTLFSGEYDPCLQSYGSVPYVGSSATAPRPEMVTVLKEVQPTNVLPSVPTPVIYYSVSTQSIEGTHFQGIEPSLGMEASLGLQPPSQTFCLPQPPEFPYACKNRKSEIIERNSQSEFGDISIKTPAQSSTDFLALPPNQSQEQTEIKNLCEIKTMLSEPLNAYQIAMENKDPPILPLDIPEIQELLASIGPLDQEEKPHSENIHLERNSLSLEDQGPLENGIEFSSGFADLTALLGDIQLPELFSSFKDFDQPESPTIKKSNDTRAIMVNQGQEITSALKGPSDPLRKNKHKASESPDGTPQAKMHPRDLEYTLGAEVAHGDADSSRAPVHTGKHSISKAQEAASSRNSKAKGHGQEKTKRARENNLKKAEERKQPGNKVKAEEKPTLPKLKWKRNQPELCQETFKKPRRCLGMHMLESVQVFHALGKKNDKKTGXSSFRAPGNSGSTQDPHPCPAMKPWLAVKGPEKSQVKAQNPDISAEREGLAPSIYEPPPPGKVKLVPLPFLTLEKPPPRPVINRRPQSLASRRPSRAYPAHPGPASSAQPMTVNQSQPATANPSWMCPAKPVQPVLTHAIQSDVTTSTQATVPRYAASGPAPYKTSSCTSLQWQPIPTVGTKPQSQPPKPQNQYLLQDFALQPIPWRKPNVPGQVVSTPITKQQRPEREAMKKKAQQERENAAKYTALGRVQCFIEREREMEISCYYGNIM, encoded by the exons ATGCATTCTCTAGTCTCAGCCACCCACACATCCTCTGAGGTGGTCTCCTCATCCTCTGTATCTGCAATTGATGTGACCTCTTCTCTGACCATGTCAG aaaatttccaaaattcttCTTTACATGGAAATGCTGATTCTCTGcagctctctcttcctgtggtgACCTATGCAGCTTCCCTGGCAGGAAGTGTCTGCAACTTCTCCAGAGACTCTGTTCCAGCTGCCACTTCAGCATGGTTACTGCCCTCAACCTATGGCACCTCCTTCCAGCCACTCATGGGCAGTGCCTACCTTTATCAACATGCTAGCA GCATGGTGTCTGGAGTTACTGGCCAGAACCAGACTCCCATGGCACCTGCCCCCTATCCAAGTATTTCTGAGTGGTATATCCCAGGAAGTGCTGAAAAGAGCTCATCTTCACTGGGGGACTTTAATCTGACTGTCACTGACCAGAACACAGCAGATTATTCCCTGTCTATGACATCCCAGTATGAAAAAACTTCTGAAGCCAATGTCATGGTCCCTGGATATCCAACACTATCTGGTAGGCTCGTCCAGGTGACACTAACTCAGATTCCAAATCAGAGACAGAGCCTCTCACTACCCCACCAAGAAGGAATCCAGGTCTATTACTATGATCAAAACACTCTGGGGACTTTGTTCTCTGGAGAATATGACCCCTGCCTACAATCCTATGGCTCTGTGCCATATGTAGGAAGTAGTGCCACTGCCCCTCGACCAGAAATGGTGACAGTGCTGAAGGAAGTTCAGCCCACAAATGTCCTACCATCAGTCCCTACACCTGTGATCTACTACTCTGTGTCCACTCAAAGTATAGAAGGAACGCATTTTCAAG GGATAGAACCTTCCCTAGGGATGGAGGCTTCCTTGGGATTGCAACCTCCAAGTCAGACATTTtgtctgccacagcctccagaattcCCATATGCctgcaaaaacagaaaaagcgAAATAATTGAGAGAAACTCACAATCTGAATTTGGGGACATTTCCATAAAAACTCCAGCCCAGAGTTCTACTGATTTCTTGGCATTGCCCCCAAATCAAAGCCAGGAACAAACAGAGATTAAGAATTTGTGTGAGATTAAAACCATGCTCTCAGAGCCACTAAATGCCTACCAGATTGCCATGGAGAACAAGGATCCTCCAATACTCCCTTTAGACATCCCTGAAATCCAAGAGCTTTTGGCCTCCATTGGTCCTCTGGACCAAGAGGAGAAGCCACATTCTGAAAATATCCATCTAGAAAGGAATAGCTTGAGTCTTGAGGACCAAGGCCCACTTGAAAATGGGATTGAATTTAGCAGTGGTTTTGCAGACCTCACCGCACTGCTGGGGGATATTCAACTTCCTGAGCTTTTCAGTTCCTTCAAAGACTTTGACCAACCTGAAAGTCCCACAATAAAAAAATCCAATGATACCAGAGCCATCATGGTGAATCAGGGGCAGGAAATCACAAGTGCCTTAAAGGGTCCTAGTGATCCATTGAGGAAGAACAAACATAAAGCCTCAGAGAGTCCTGATGGAACTCCTCAGGCCAAAATGCATCCCAGGGACCTGGAATATACATTAGGAGCTGAAGTTGCTCACGGGGATGCAGACAGTAGTAGGGCCCCTGTGCacacaggcaagcactctatcagcaAAGCTCAGGAAGCTGCATCCAGTAGGAACAGCAAGGCTAAGGGCCATGGGCAGGAAAAGACCAAGAGGGCCAGAGAAAACAACCTCAAGAAAGCCGAGGAGAGGAAGCAGCCAGGCAATAAAGTCAAGGCAGAAGAGAAGCCAACTCTGCCCAAACTGAAGTGGAAGAGGAACCAACCTGAGCTTTGCCAAGAGACTTTTAAAAAGCCTCGGAGATGTCTCGGCATGCACATGCTGGAGTCGGTGCAGGTTTTCCATGCACTGGGGAAGAAGAATGATAAGAAAACTG TCTCTTCCTTCCGGGCCCCGGGAAACTCAGGCAGTACCCAAGACCCCCATCCATGCCCAGCTATGAAACCATGGCTTGCAGTTAAGGGTCCTGAGAAATCACAAGTCAAAGCCCAGAACCCAGATATCAGTGCTGAAAGGGAGGGTCTTGCTCCATCCATTTATGAGCCTCCACCACCTGGGAAGGTTAAATTGGTACCTTTGCCTTTTCTGACCCTGGAGAAACCTCCACCTCGACCAGTAATCAATCGGAGGCCACAGTCTCTGGCCTCAAGGAGACCCTCTAGGGCTTACCCTGCCCATCCTGGCCCTGCTAGCTCAGCTCAACCCATGACAGTCAACCAATCCCAACCAGCTACTGCCAACCCATCTTGGATGTGTCCTGCCAAGCCAGTTCAGCCCGTTTTGACCCATGCCATTCAGTCAGATGTGACCACTTCTACCCAGGCTACTGTCCCTCGGTATGCTGCTTCTGGGCCTGCACCCTACAAAACATCATCTTGCACCTCTCTCCAGTGGCAACCCATTCCCACTGTTGGGACCAAGCCCCAGTCACAACCACCCAAGCCTCAAAACCAGTATCTACTCCAAGACTTTGCCTTACAACCAATTCCATGGAGGAAACCCAATGTTCCTGGGCAAGTAGTATCAACTCCCATCACCAAACAGCAGAGGCCAGAGCGGGAAGCCATGAAGAAGAAGGCTCAACAAGAGCGTGAGAATGCTGCCAAGTACACTGCTTTGGGGAGAGTGCAGTGTTtcattgagagagaaagagagatggagaTTTCTTGCTACTATGGCAACATAATGTAA